The Henckelia pumila isolate YLH828 chromosome 2, ASM3356847v2, whole genome shotgun sequence genome includes a window with the following:
- the LOC140877204 gene encoding uncharacterized protein, whose translation MTSFSKIPMFSKEDFDDWKIRMQAHLSALDDDMWFVITDRPLAITKVNTAIALSGGGPQYIEKPRIEWTAEEKKKANLDNVAKDILYKTLDKNTFSKIKTCKTGKEIWEKLIQLCEGNEQTKENKLSVSTQKFDNIKMKPGESMTEFDERVSSIVIELNGLGKTYPNREVILKVIRGLPKE comes from the coding sequence ATGACCTCTTTCAGCAAAATCCCCATGTTCTCAAAAGAGGATTTTGATGACTGGAAGATTCGAATGCAAGCACACCTATCAGCACTAGACGATGATATGTGGTTTGTCATCACTGATAGACCTCTTGCAATCACCAAGGTCAATACTGCTATAGCTCTTTCTGGAGGTGGTCCACAGTATATTGAGAAACCCAGAATTGAATGGACTGCTGAAGAAAAAAAGAAGGCAAATCTTGATAATGTAGCTAAAGATATCTTGTATAAAACACTTGACAAAAATACCTTTAGCAAAATCAAGACATGCAAAACTGGaaaggagatttgggaaaaattgattcaactctgtgAAGGAAATGAACAGACGAAAGAAAACAAACTATCTGTCTCCACTCAAAAATTTGACAACATcaagatgaaaccaggagaaTCAATGACAGAATTTGATGAGAGAGTAAGCAGCATTGTTATTGAGCTTAATGGTCTAGGAAAAACATATCCCAACAGGGAAGTTATTCTCAAAGTAATTCGAGGCCTTCCTAAAGAATGA